CCGATTCGGCGGCCAGTTGACGTCAGTGCCACCGACCTCAACCGCGCCATTGTTGAACTGGGCCAGGCGCTCAAAGACCCCCGCCTCGACGCCAAAGCCCCGGCCCAGCAGCTCTACCAGTGGCTGATTGCGGGGCTAGAAGCCGATCTGGCCGCCGCCAACGCCGAAACCATTATCTATGCTCCTGACGGCGCGCTGCGCTACATTCCCCTTGCAGCCCTGCACAATGGCGACCAGTGGCTAGCTGAGCGCTTTGCCGTTACCCACATTACCGCCGCCTCGCTAGTTGACTTTACCGCTCGACCCAGCTACCGCCCCGACAACCTAAATATGCTCGCCGCCGCCTGCGTGCAGTGTAGCTTCGAGAATATCAACGGCTATCGCTTTGCCAACCTCCCTCACGCGGGGGTAGAGGTCGAAACTCTGGCGGCGCAAGTTCCCAATACCGAGCTGCGACTCGACAATGCTTTTAGCGCTAGCGAGCTGCGCGGCTTAATGGGCAAGTTCTCCATTGTGCATTTGGCAACCCACGCCAAATTTGTACAGGGTCAGGGCGACGCATCATTCATTGTCACTGGAGACGGCAGCTCGGTTTTTCTACGCGATATTGAGTCGTGGAATTTACCTAATCTGGATCTGGTCGTGCTCAGCGCCTGCGAAACTGCCATTGGGGAAGCGCAACTGGGCAGCGGAGTAGAGATTCTTGGCTTTGGCCATCGTATGGAGCAAGCAGGGGCCAAGGCGGCGATCGCATCGCTCTGGCAGGTGAGCGATGGCGGCACCCAAGTGCTGATGAACGCCTTTTATGGAGCCTTGCAGGCAGGCTATACCAAAGCCCAGGCGCTACAAGTTGCCCAACAGGCTCTCATCTCAGGCGAGTTTGAAATCAAGGGCGAGGGCGATCGGGCCGACTTAAACTTGGTTACAGCCCAGGTAGGGCTGCCCGGTAGCGTCACCACAAATCTTAACCATCCCTACTACTGGGCACCCTTCATTCTGATCGGCAATGGATTGTAACCCCCATGATTTGATCAACTAGTTTTTTTGAGTTAATCAGCATTCTTAATACCTGAACAGAATCTTATTAACTTCAAGTAGAAATCTTACGGATTTCGTACGTTAACTTGCGATTTAGATGGTCGTCTAACGAAGGCAAGATTGCCTAAAAATGCATAGGTTGGCAACTTCTAAAAGCCTAAGCTTTGGCTACTCTTAGGAGTTGACCTATGCACCGTTTACCTGGGTTTAGTTTGTTGGCTTCTGCCTGCCTGCTAGGGGCGATCGCCCCTAGCGCACCCTCTATGTACCCTAGCACCGCCGTATCACTCCCCAACCCAGTACTTGAAACCCAGCGGGGGCAGAGCTCCGTCAGTGCTCTAACCACCGCCAATAGCGACTCTTGGCAGCTTGAACCGCGCATTCTCGCTCTCTCCGCCCACACCATTGAGGAAGGGGTTGAGCTAGCCCAGCTCCAAGCCCAACCCGCCCTAACGGCGACAGAAACTCGGCGGCGCGACCATTTGCTGTCCCGCCAGGATGAGCTGCGGGCAGAGTTTCGGCAGTTTCGCGATCGCCCGGAGGTACAGGCGGCGATCGCCCAGTTGCGCGACACCACCAACGGCCAAACCATTGAGATTGACCACTTCAATACCCTGCAAAGCAGCTTGATTAACCTCGACACCAACGCTGTGCTGCTCTACCCGCTGATTTTGCCCGATCGCCTGGAGTTGATATTGATTACCCCCTACGGTGCGCCAATTCGGCGGCCCGTGTTGGTCAGCGCCACTGACCTAAACCGCACCATCGCCGAGCTAGGGCAGGCCCTCCAAAATCCGCATCTCGATGCTACCGCTCCAGCCCAGCAGCTCTACCGATGGCTCATTGCCGACCTCGAAAACGATCTGACCGCCGCCCAGGCCGAGACCATTCTCTACGCCCCGAACGGGGCACTGCGCTATATTCCCCTAGCGTCACTGCACGACGGGCAGCAGTGGTTAGCCGAGCGCTTCGCCGTGAGTCACATTACCGCCGCCTCGCTAGTCAACTTTACTGCCCGACCTAGCTACCACCCCGATCGCCTCAAATTACTGGCCGCTGCATGTGTGCAGTGCAATTTTGAACTCAACGGCTTTCGCTTTGCTGACCTGCCCAGCGCTGGGGTCGAGGTCAAAACCCTGGCAGCACAGATTCCTAATACCGAACTGCGGCTGAACACCAACTTTAGCGCCAGTGCCCTGCGAACCTTGATGGGCGACTACCCGATCGTGCACTTGGCCACCCATGCCAAGTTTGTGCCGGGTCGCGCCAGTGAGTCATTTATTGTCACTGGGGACGGCAGCGCTGTTTCACTACGCGACATTGCGTCATGGAACCTGCCCAATACTGATCTGGTGGTGCTGAGCGCCTGCGAAACCGCTGTGGGCGAAACCCAGCTGGGCAGCGGAGTCGAGATCTTAGGCTTTGGCTACCAGATGCAGACTGCCGGGGCTAAAGCGGCGATCGCATCGCTCTGGCAGGTCAGCGACGGCGGCACCCAGGTCTTAATGAATGCCTTCTACACCGGTTTACAGGCGGGCTACACCAAAGCCGAAGCGCTGCAACTGGCCCAGCAGACGCTGATCGACGGCGATTTTACTATTGCAAGAACGGGCGATCGCGCTGACATCAATCTCGTTACAGCCCGTAGCGATCTGCCTCGCGCCGTCAGCGATAACCTTAGTCATCCCTACTACTGGGCACCCTTCATTCTCATCGGCAATGGGCTGTAGCCCCAGGCCCGACCCCCACGGGTTGAATAACTCTGCCCAGCTCAGACATACATTCTTGTGAACGCTACCGCCTTCGGCATCTTTGCCCCCAGTCTTTTAACTCTAAAAGGAATACCCCCATGACACGCTTCTTCAAGTCTCTGGCGATCGCCGCTAGCTTGCTCACCGTTGCCCTCACTGGCTGTGGCAAAACCACCGCCCTCAGCCCCAGCCAACTGGCCGAACAAAACAAGCCCGGCACCCTGATGATTCAAACGGTTCACAATGCTGAGTTTTCGGTACCCGACTACAACCTCAACGAGGACAAAATGGCCCAGCTTTTTGAGGCTCTGGGCAAAAAAGTGACCAGCGGCGAATATACCTCTGAGCAGCAGATGTTTGTGGCGGTCATTCAAACGGTATTGGCCGATCCCCTGGCCTACTTCACCCCAATCTCAGAGCGCATGCAAGAGCAGGCCGAAGTCAGCACCACCGGCTCGGCCCTAGCGGTCACCGAAGATGGCTACTTGGTCACCAATGCCCACGTAGTCTCCTCAGAGCAAGACGATATTAAGGGAATGCTGGCCGACAGTGCCCTGGAGGAAGTAGCTGTCTCTAGCTGCAAATCGCTGTGGAATGAGCTGAGCGACGGCTACTACCAGGAGGCGATCGGTGCACTGATGGGCACCCAGGAATTTGTGGAGCTCTGTCTGCAAGCCCATGTCAAATACTTTGCCCACCACATGTCGCTCGATGCTATAGATACCAAAATTTATGCGGCGATGGGAGCCACCGCCCGCGACCAAATTGTTGAGCAGGGCCAAAAAGCGACTGTCAAAGCGATCGGCGAACCCGCCCCCGGCAAAGACGTGGCGATTCTCAAAATTGAGGCCACCCACATGCCCACTGTGGCCCTAGGAGACGATAAAGCGCTGGCGGCGGGCGATCGCATGTTCATTCTCGGCTACCCCGGCGCAGGCGTGATCGACGAGCAAGAAGCGGTCGAAGCCTCCCTCACCGCTGGGCTGGTCAGCGCCCGCAAAACCATGGCCGACGGTTGGGATATTTTACAGACCGATGCCGCCATGAGCAGCGGCAACAGCGGTGGCCCGGTGTTTAACGAAGCAGGCGAGGCGATCGGCATTGCCACCTTTGCTAAGGTTGACCCCACCACGGGCAGTCAGGTGCAGGGCGCAAACTTTGTCATTCCCATGGGCGTAGTCAACGAATTTTTGAACCAAGCCAATGTAGAACCTGCCCCTAGCGGCGTTTCTCAGCTCTACCAAACCGCCGTCACCCAGTTTGAGCGGGGTCAGTTCAAGCGTGCCCTGGCCAGCTTTCGCCAGGTCAGTGAGCTCAACCCGAGCTACCCCTACGTGCAGGACTACCTAAGCAAAACCCAGGCCGCCCTTAACAATGATTCATCGGGGGCATCACTTAGCACCTTGGGCCTTGGGGGTGTTGCCCTACTGCTGTTGTCGGGGGGCACAGTTGTAGCTCTGCGCCGGGGCGTCGTGAAGCTGCCTAAGCTCACTACCCACTGATGGCGCGCTGTCAGCAATCACCCTTGGCCGGAGAAATGCGTCTGCATACTCTGGCCAAGGACTTTAAGCTCTCCTGCAGGGACAAAAACGAAATGAGAAGAGCGGATTTGGCGTGGAATTGAGAGACATTGTTTCTTCTTGGCGGTTTTGCTTTTCTAAGTAGATCCGCCTATTGACTGAACCCCAAAGCCTTTCGTTAGCTCTGGAGATGGGTAGATCAAGGCAGTTTTAGAAGCAGATTTGTGTTTGCCAAATGTAGGCCGTACCCAAACTCGTCTATCTATAGCTAAAACAACCCATATTTTCAAAGATTGGGGGAAAATTGGGGGAAGGGCGTCACCAAAGGCTTGAACCCCTTGACTGGCAAGCATCTGTCGAGGACTGAAAATCCTCGTGTCGGCGGTTCAAGCCCGCCTCCTGGCATACCTTTTGGAAAATGAGACTGCAATAGCCGGTTGTTGCGGTCTCACTCACCCTTAGCCTTGCTACTCATCCAGCTACAGCAGTAGCCTATAGCTCTGCTAGGATTGCCCCCAACAAGAGAAGGGGACTGCTCCAAGGATTTAATTTCAGGTAACTGAGAAAGTATCTTACAGATACAGCAGGACGCCCTAGAGCGGTTTGCTCAAGCATTGCTGAAGTTTGCCGGCATGGTTATTGATGCTGTCTCTGGTTTCTGAGGGTTAACAATTCCCGGTGGGAGTCAAGATACTCCGTTTAGGAATCCTTTTAGGGCGAGCGAGTCGGTAAGCTATGGGCTGGCTTTTTTGCGAGGTAGGCTCGCTATGGGAGCAGCAGCACAGGGGTATCGAACGATTTTAGCGACTTATCTAAAACCGCAGCGGGGGCGGTTTTGGGGGTTGGCGATCGCCCTGCTGGGGGGGATTGGCTTGCAGCTGCTGAACCCTCAGATCTTGCGCTACTTCATCGATACTGCGATCGCGGGTGGGCAGCAGCGATCGCTAGTGTTGGCGGCGGGGGCGTTTATGGCGATCGCAATTTTGCAGCAGGGGCTAGCGATCGCCACTACCTACTTCAGCGAAACCATTGCCTGGCGGGCTACAAACACCCTGCGCCTTGATCTAGCTCGCCACGCCTTGGGCCTTGACCTGGCCTTTCACAAAGCCCACACCCCCGGCGAGCTGGTAGAGCGGGTCGATGGCGATGTGGATGCCCTATCGCGGTTTTTCTCGCAGTTTGTGTTGCAGGTGGTGGGCAACGGCCTGCTGGTGGTCGGTGTCTTACTCATGGTGTGGCGCGAAGACTGGCGTGCTGGGGTGAGCCTAAGCCTGTTTGCCCTGGTGGCCTTTGGCCTGCTGGGCAGCCTGCAAACCCTGGCCGTTGGCCCCTGGGGCACTTATCGCCAGATCAGCGCCGAATTTTACGGCTTTGTGGCCGAGCATCTCAGCGGCCTTGAGGATATTCGCGCCAACGGAGCCGTCGGCTACGTGATGGATCGGTTTTACAAAATTCTGCGGCGGTGGCTGGCGGCCTTTCACCAGGCTCGTTTCACCAGCACTCTGCTGTGGGGCAGCACGGTGGGGCTGTTTACGGTAGGGAATGCGATCGCCCTCGCCGTTGGTGCCTACCTCTGGAGCCAAGCCGCCATCACCATCGGCACCGTCTATCTGTTGTTCTACTACGCCACCCTGCTGCAAGACCCGATCGAGCGCATCCGCGAAGAGCTAGAACAGCTTCAGCAGGCTCAGGCCAGCATTCAGCGCATTCAGGATTTACTGGGGCACCAGACTCAATTGACCCCCGGTGGTCAAGGGGTTTTGCCCACGGGTGCGCTATCGGTGGGGTTTGAGGGGGTGGGGTTTGGGTATGGGGAGTGGGGAAGCGGGGGAGTGGATGAGTGGATGAGTGGATGGGAAAAGGGAGATAGATTGGAGGAAAAAAAGACAACAAGCAACGCAGAGAAATTAAAAGCAGAGGATCAAGCAAGCAGGGCCTCAAATGATCCCCCCACCCATCCACCCGCCTACCCATCCACCCATTCACCCACCCTCCAATCCCTCACCCTCCACCTCCCCGCTGGGCAAACCCTCGGTCTGCTGGGTCGAACGGGCAGCGGCAAGAGCACTCTGGCGCGGTTGCTGCTGCGGCTGTACGACATTCAGCAGGGGCAGATTTCTCTTGGAGGGGTGGATATTGCCCAGGTGCCGCTGCGGGAGTTGCCGCACCACGTGGGGTTTGTAACTCAGGATGTGCAGTTGTTTCAGACTTCGGTGCGCAATAATCTGACGTTTTTTAATGGGCACATTGGCGATCGCGCCATTCTGCAAACCCTGGATGAGCTGGGGCTAATGCCTTGGTTGAAGGCGCTGCCAGCAGGGCTGGATACGGAACTGGGGGCCGACAGCGGCGGGTTGTCGGCGGGGCAGGCGCAGCTGTTGGCTTTTGCACGGGTGTTTCTCAAAGATCCGGGGTTGGTGGTGCTAGATGAGGCGTCGTCGCGGCTCGACCCACTGACGGAGCAGCTGATTGAGCGGGCGGTGGATCGGCTGTTGGTGAACCGCACCGGGATCATCATTGCCCACCGGTTGAAGACCGTGGAGCGGGCTGACCAGATTTTGATTTTGGAGCAGGGGCAGGCGGTGGAGTACGGCGATCGCATCACCCTAGCCCAAGACCCTAACTCTCGTTTTGCGCAGTTGCTCAGGTTAGGAACTGTTGCTGGCTCGATATAGAAGGATAGAAGGGGGTGCCTCAGCCTGTCTACCGCATTCTGATGGTCAGCGAGGCTGGCTGAGTGGACCTGAGCGGCAAAAGCACTCTATCAGGCAAAGGTTGTTGACCGGTGACTGCAAATAAATGAGAATAGGTCTTATTTGTGGCGAAAGCCTGCCCCCCGCTCTTGCCTGAATCAGCTCATTCCTGTCTGCCTATGACCATCATCCTCTCAGAGCCGCCATCGCCAGTCGCTCAGCCCATCCCTGCCGTCGGTTCAGGCTCAAGATCGTTGGGCAGTTTTGAGCTGGTTATTAGCGCGCCGGGCAGCAAAAGTCAGGGCTGTAAGCGATCGCTCAATCTACGCCACGGCTTGAACCTACTCATCCGCGACTACTGTCTAGAGGATGTGTTGATTGAAGAAAACTCACCCGAGGCTTCAGGGCGAACCCTGGAATTTGGCTTCAATCTGTGCCTAGGCGACAACAGCGATCGCCACAGCAGCCTCTATGGCCCCAACAGCTTTCTGCAATATGAAGAAAATCGCACGGTCAGCGATACCCAGACGTGGCCGCTCAAGGGCAGAGTGCTAAAAATTGACCTGCATTTGAGAACCCGGCCAAATTCTCAAAGCTTTAGCCTTGATCAGCTAGACGTGATTCCATCTGAGGTGCAGGAGCTAATCGCCAGGCACAACGACCACTGGTATCAGCCGCTGGAGACGATCGCGCCTAGCATTCAACTGGTGCTTCAACAAATTCTCAACTGCCCTTATACCGGATCCATTCAGCAAGTTTATCTAGAGGGAAAAGCGCTGGAGCTGATTGCTCTGCAAACGGCTCAGTGGCTAGAGGCTTGCCCCTCAAGGCCGGCTCAGCGACTAAAGCCGTCAGATATTGACCGTATTCACCAAGCCAGAGATCTCGTTGCCCAACGCCTAGACGATCCCCTGTCACTGCTGGAACTCGCCCGGGCCGTAGGGTTAAACGACTGCACCCTAAAGCGCGGCTTTCGCCAAGTGCTAGGCACGACAGTATTTGGCTATCTGCGACAGCAGCGCTTGATTAGAGCACGGCAGCTGTTGCAAGACACTGAGATGAGCGTGGCAGAGGTCACCTATCAAGTGGGGTACAGCCATGCGGGGCACTTTGCCGCCGCCTTTAAGCGTGAGTTTGGGGTTAGCCCCAAAGCCTTCAAAAATTCCGTGCTGTGACTAAATTGTTCCGTTTTCAGGCAGACGCGATCGCACCTTTCGCCCTAAAGTTCTATACCTAGATGAGAATAGCTTTCATCTAATCTGTTGAATAGTTGAACGGTGGTGTGAAGGATATGGCTCAGCAGCGGATGGGATGGAGCGTGTGGGTTGGCGTGATGGGGGCGATCGCAGCCCTGGCTCAACCGCTGGCGGCCCAGGCAAGCGGTGGGAATGTGGGTGAGTGGGCAAGTGGGCGAGGAGGGGAGGTGGATGAGTGGATGGGTGGGCGGGTGGATGGGTTGGAACAACCCACGCTTCCATCTACCCCGCTACTTATCCACCCATCTACCCCCGACCCTGCCGCCACCGTAGACGAGGGAATGATTCAAATCGCCCAGGCCACGGTGCAAATTACGGGAGTGCGGGTAGAGTCTACCGAGGCCGGCTTGCAGGTGGTGCTAGAAACCGCGGCGGGTGAGCTGTCGGCACCAGCCACGCGATCGCTCGGTAACGCCCTGATTATCGATATCCCCAATGCGGTGCTGGCGTTGCCCGATGGGGGCGAGTTTCAGCAGGCTAGCTCAACGGCGGGCATTGCTTTTATCAGCGTCACGGGTCTGCCAGACAATCAGGTGCGAGTTTCCATTACTGGTAACGATGCCCCGCCCAGTGTAGAGGTTAGCCCGGCTGCCCAGAGCTTAACTCTGGCCGTAACTCCTGGGTTGGCAACCGAAGCCGAAGCGCCCGAGGAAGCCATTCAGCTTGTGGTCACTGCGACTCGAACCGAAGAAGAACTACAAAATGTTCCTCGCTCCGTCACGGTGATTACCCAGGAAGACATTGAGCAACAAACCCGGTTCAGCCAGGACATGGGGGATATTTTGTCTCAGCTTGTCCCTGGCTTTAGTGCCCCTACTAGCCGCACCAATACCTTTGGGCAAACCCTGCGGGGACGCGAAATTTCGGTGTTGATCGATGGCATTCCCCAAAACAGCAACCTGGGCTCTGTCCCCGCGGCGCTGACCACGATTGATCCGCGCTCAGTTGAACGGATTGAAGTGGTCCGTGGCCCCAATGCGATCTATGGCGGGCAGGCCACGGGCGGTTCAATCAACATCATCACGCGGCAACCGGATGCGAGTCCCGTGAGCCAAACGATCGACATCGG
This portion of the Leptolyngbya subtilissima AS-A7 genome encodes:
- a CDS encoding ABC transporter ATP-binding protein — encoded protein: MGAAAQGYRTILATYLKPQRGRFWGLAIALLGGIGLQLLNPQILRYFIDTAIAGGQQRSLVLAAGAFMAIAILQQGLAIATTYFSETIAWRATNTLRLDLARHALGLDLAFHKAHTPGELVERVDGDVDALSRFFSQFVLQVVGNGLLVVGVLLMVWREDWRAGVSLSLFALVAFGLLGSLQTLAVGPWGTYRQISAEFYGFVAEHLSGLEDIRANGAVGYVMDRFYKILRRWLAAFHQARFTSTLLWGSTVGLFTVGNAIALAVGAYLWSQAAITIGTVYLLFYYATLLQDPIERIREELEQLQQAQASIQRIQDLLGHQTQLTPGGQGVLPTGALSVGFEGVGFGYGEWGSGGVDEWMSGWEKGDRLEEKKTTSNAEKLKAEDQASRASNDPPTHPPAYPSTHSPTLQSLTLHLPAGQTLGLLGRTGSGKSTLARLLLRLYDIQQGQISLGGVDIAQVPLRELPHHVGFVTQDVQLFQTSVRNNLTFFNGHIGDRAILQTLDELGLMPWLKALPAGLDTELGADSGGLSAGQAQLLAFARVFLKDPGLVVLDEASSRLDPLTEQLIERAVDRLLVNRTGIIIAHRLKTVERADQILILEQGQAVEYGDRITLAQDPNSRFAQLLRLGTVAGSI
- a CDS encoding CHAT domain-containing protein, whose product is MHRLPGFSLLASACLLGAIAPSAPSMYPSTAVSLPNPVLETQRGQSSVSALTTANSDSWQLEPRILALSAHTIEEGVELAQLQAQPALTATETRRRDHLLSRQDELRAEFRQFRDRPEVQAAIAQLRDTTNGQTIEIDHFNTLQSSLINLDTNAVLLYPLILPDRLELILITPYGAPIRRPVLVSATDLNRTIAELGQALQNPHLDATAPAQQLYRWLIADLENDLTAAQAETILYAPNGALRYIPLASLHDGQQWLAERFAVSHITAASLVNFTARPSYHPDRLKLLAAACVQCNFELNGFRFADLPSAGVEVKTLAAQIPNTELRLNTNFSASALRTLMGDYPIVHLATHAKFVPGRASESFIVTGDGSAVSLRDIASWNLPNTDLVVLSACETAVGETQLGSGVEILGFGYQMQTAGAKAAIASLWQVSDGGTQVLMNAFYTGLQAGYTKAEALQLAQQTLIDGDFTIARTGDRADINLVTARSDLPRAVSDNLSHPYYWAPFILIGNGL
- a CDS encoding S1C family serine protease, with amino-acid sequence MTRFFKSLAIAASLLTVALTGCGKTTALSPSQLAEQNKPGTLMIQTVHNAEFSVPDYNLNEDKMAQLFEALGKKVTSGEYTSEQQMFVAVIQTVLADPLAYFTPISERMQEQAEVSTTGSALAVTEDGYLVTNAHVVSSEQDDIKGMLADSALEEVAVSSCKSLWNELSDGYYQEAIGALMGTQEFVELCLQAHVKYFAHHMSLDAIDTKIYAAMGATARDQIVEQGQKATVKAIGEPAPGKDVAILKIEATHMPTVALGDDKALAAGDRMFILGYPGAGVIDEQEAVEASLTAGLVSARKTMADGWDILQTDAAMSSGNSGGPVFNEAGEAIGIATFAKVDPTTGSQVQGANFVIPMGVVNEFLNQANVEPAPSGVSQLYQTAVTQFERGQFKRALASFRQVSELNPSYPYVQDYLSKTQAALNNDSSGASLSTLGLGGVALLLLSGGTVVALRRGVVKLPKLTTH
- a CDS encoding helix-turn-helix domain-containing protein: MTIILSEPPSPVAQPIPAVGSGSRSLGSFELVISAPGSKSQGCKRSLNLRHGLNLLIRDYCLEDVLIEENSPEASGRTLEFGFNLCLGDNSDRHSSLYGPNSFLQYEENRTVSDTQTWPLKGRVLKIDLHLRTRPNSQSFSLDQLDVIPSEVQELIARHNDHWYQPLETIAPSIQLVLQQILNCPYTGSIQQVYLEGKALELIALQTAQWLEACPSRPAQRLKPSDIDRIHQARDLVAQRLDDPLSLLELARAVGLNDCTLKRGFRQVLGTTVFGYLRQQRLIRARQLLQDTEMSVAEVTYQVGYSHAGHFAAAFKREFGVSPKAFKNSVL